Below is a genomic region from Brassica rapa cultivar Chiifu-401-42 chromosome A08, CAAS_Brap_v3.01, whole genome shotgun sequence.
GATACCAATGCGGTCCACGAGATGGTGCTTTTCACTCTTATCGAATCGAAAACCGCTTTAGCACTATCAGGTGAATCGCATTTGGAGTACATATCAACCAGCGAAGACTTAACAACATCATCATGAGAATACTCAGATACTAAAAAACGGCAGTGAACTTGCTTCCCGTGATGAATAGAGCCTAAGTTCGCACAGGCCTTGACAAGGGCAGAGAGCACGAAATCATCCGGAAGCAGTCCACTGTTAGAAGAGAACATCGAGAGCGTCTTAACAGAGAGATTCGCTTGGTTAAGAGCCGTGAGAACAGAGGCCCAAGCGATGTGGTCTCTGTgaggcatttcgtcgaacagcTGGAGTGCATGAGAAGCGGCGCTGCATTTTCCGTAGACGTTGACGAGGGTGTTGGCCAAAGGAATGCATTGAGTGATCCCGAGCTTGAAGATTTGGGCATGGAGGGACTTGGCAGTGGTTAGGGTTCGGTTCCTCGCGCAGAGCTTGAGCTGATGAAGATACTGATGGATAAGCATTCAACACCTGTTTTTGCCTTCTCGTTTCCAGAATTAATGATTTCTGTTTTTAACACAAATTTCTAGATTTACAAAATGTGAATGCTTATTTCTGACTTCTTCATTTGATGGATCTTAGCTATAGAAatgattagaaaaataaatataaaatcaatgagaaattaatatattagtatttttgtgaacaatatgttatattttaatattttatactagatttttgtttttatacaaaagttacaaaaataaCAAGAAGCAGAAAATAGAAACACAGTGAATACAATTACAATTTACGAACATCAATAAAGAacggaaagaaaaaaaaataaccgaagaaaataaaaaaaagattagctGCAAGTTTGAGTATGACAATACTCCAGAATAGGGCAAGAAGATTAGCCGGTTACCACAAACAACCAAGAAAAAAGCCGCATGCGGCTCAAGGTTTGGACTTCGGATATGAGTACAGGGCTATCAGTAGATGCGATGCTCTCCCGAGCTGTATGCATCTCGGTGATCTATTGTTGCATAGCTGTGATCTGGTCTCAAAACTCGGTTTCGACTTGGGTGGCCGCATGCGGCTCATTATGCTCACTTTCTAGCATTTTAACATTCACATCTAATGGCAAACTATTAGGTTAAATTTGTGCAGCCTCTTTGTTGGTACTGCGGAAACATGAAGTAAGAAATAATAACAATGAACAATGATCAAAAATAATGTTCTATTGATCTTTAGAGCCATGACTACAACAATTTGGGTTTATAAACCTAATTCTAACCGCCTAACTAGGTTGATATTTTGAATAGTCGATCCAATGTTCAAAGATTTGGGTCCCTTTAAATAGGTTGTTCCGTAGTCGGAAATTAGATTAAATCCTTTCATATCTTGAGATATGGAAGAATACTCATTTAgtataagttttttattttactcAGAGGCAGAAATTGATCAAGATCTTGAGTTAGATTTTATTTGGGCATGAACTGAAGATCTGTATCCTGCTGCGAAACAGGAGTAGTAACTTCATgaattatttatttctaacaatggtCATATGTGATATGGCGGAAGCTGTCATGGTCATTAAAGATATATcgcaattttattaaatattttgaaaaaaaaaacaatttttaactcaaaaaaaatattttatttttttggatttttttcattttattaattattgagatttaaattttattaaattttattctataatatatctaaataaattttatttttatttattttttgaattttcatatattctgtatattttatatttttttttgttaacaaaatttagaatatttttataacataaaattGACGGGTCATCGATTTCATAGGTAAAATAAATAGCACCGTACGAATTTTTGACTTGAAGCACAAATAAGACTTGAATgttttttatgattttgatgTCATGCTGATTGTTAAAAATGTTAGTTAGATAATTTGAAAGTTTAAAGTGTGAGTGAGTGAGAAAGGTATAACAAAAGTGGGGTTACACAAAAACAAATTCTCGGAAAAGGGTATTCTACACAATTTCTCCGTTTTGTTAATTATCTACTGTAAACAATTTCTCTTTTATGAAGTGTTTGACCCCAAAAACTGATGGACAATGTAGTCTTcagtttttgttacaaaaattttatttattagttattctattttttctcaACATTCAGAACACAAGAAGCACAAAATGCATAGTGAAAAACAATATTGAGTAAATTTTTActcatcttccatttctttCAGTTGTTCTTCCTCACAGAGTAACGCTCGGAAACTTGCAGCGATCATTTCCTGTAAAAACGCTTTCTTAGTTACAATACAttccacacacaaaaaaaatccaCAGATATCCTTCCTCTGCCACATGAACCGTGACAATATGTAGAGTTATTCTTGTCCAATTTAGGAAGAAGCACAAATGACTCACCAGGGTTAGTCGTAGTCTCATGAGCCAGTCCATTAAAATAACATCCGACGTTTTGGGTACGGAACTGAGCCCAATACGAGCTAACCGCATATCTTGCGTGCCAATAAATAGAGACCGGCTCGTAACATTCTTTCCCAGGAGCCAAAGCCGCACACGTTGTGTTGCTTCGGCCACAAGCCATCCTCAAAGCTTCCTCAAGCTCAGCCTCCTTGGCTCCTTCAACAGGTACGCACCACATCTGACCCTTGTAAGGAACATTGTTCGTCGGTTTAGGCAAAGGGTTAAAACCGGTTAAGGGTTTCTGACCGGTGAAATCAATGTCGTAGATTGGTGTACCGTCGGGATGCAAGATTCCCCAATGCCTCTGTGTTCCCGAACCGGATTTCTGGTTTTCGTTGAACAATGAGAAGACAAACGTCGGTATAGGTAAACCGGGTCTAGCTGGTGTACCGATTGGTGGAATTGCGGTCATCTTCTTGATCAAATTCCGGTTATACGTCGCTGCGTTGAGTATATTGGCTCCGGTTTCATCGATGTCACCGGAATTAGGCCACCCGGTTTCGGAGATCGCAATGCGGATGTGTGGGTAACCGAGTTTGGTCATGGCCAAGATAACCGAATCCAACATTTGGTCTACGAGATTATGGTAAACCAAACCGGTACGAGGATCGGTATAAGTTGAATCCCCTTGGAAGAGAGCAAAATCCAAACTGGTATTCATAGGGTTTCTCAACCAACGGTAGTAAGGTTGAAGATTGATGAAGAAGTAAGAGTTTGTTCCGTTGAGAAACTTCAGCAACGGCAACATCAACGGTCCGGCGATATCTTCCCGGAACGTTGAGTTCGACGGTGGAAACGTCGACCGGAGAGAATCCATAGGTAAAGGTGTACCGACTTTGATGTTGTGAATGCCATGAGCTCTGAGAGCGTTCACGATTTTGCGCATCGCCGGTACGAGATTGGACGTTATGTTCCTGTCTTGGACGGAGAGGATTTCGTTTCCGACAAGGACAAATCGGATTTGGGTTTGCGGATAGTAAGGGAGGATATTTGTTTTGACCCAATCTTCAGCTGTGGTTTGGTTGGTGCCGAGGGAAGTGATCTGGTGGTTATGGACGGTTATGGAGACGTAGAGATTGGTATGAGAGAGGAGTGTTAGCGTCTCTGGATCCGCGTCGTAGAGCTTGACATGACCAGCTTTGATGGATTTGATGAAATTGATTGATTGGTAAGGTGATGGGATGTCTTTTCCTTGTCTACCATAGTTGATACCAATCTTGCTTGCCAACGCTATCATTAGTTTCCTCTCCATGTACCTGTGTCGATGCTGGTATCGAGCCGCGGAGCAACATGAACCTGTAAAACCAATAAAATTATGTTCATTATGGGAGAAAATAAAAGGGAAAAATGTATAACATATTTTGATTtattgatgaagaagatgacTTACTTGAAAAGTAGATGAGGGTGAAGAGAAAGAAAGCAACAGGAGACATGACTTTCTGTGTTTGGTTCGCAATGTGTTAGTGGTGATCAGATTCTGATTTGAGTGGGAATTGTGTGGAACTTGCATTGACGTATTTAAGTAGGAGTAGGGTGTAAGTTTAGTGTGAAGGAAGCTTATAGATTAATATTGAGTCATgcaataatagcttcttttTGGCTTCTGGTTTCTTCTGAAATTGTAGCATATATAGCTGAGTTCTTTTGTGCTAAAAGATTGTTGGTTGGATGGTTCAAATTGAACCAAGTCAATCTTTCTCCAAATTTATCACTTTTATACATGTTGTCAAttgtacaaaaataaaatcaatacaATGGCAActgtagtttaaaaaaaatatattaataatagttGTGAGTTGTGAagactttttttatttagtacaTTGAGTTGGGAAGACTAATGACAAATCATATTCTTAATCTTATCTCtaggtaaagaaaaaaaagagtttgtttggcatgttgtttatttttactttctctttattctttttgaattttttttatatttttatatttgctaGAAATGGTGGAAGAACTTCCACTGCACAATTGCACATACCCTATCGGAAGCATGATATATGGTAGGGATGGCAATTGGGACCTTAGCCCGCGGGCTAAGCCCGTAAAGTCCCACTGCGGGGCGGGTTTGGGCTTAGATATCTTAGGCCCGAGATATTGCGGGTCTTGCGGGTTGGTCAATTTCGGGTATGGGCCAATGCGGGGCGGGTCGACGCGGGTTTGCGGGGCATTCGAGACCCGCGTGTCTTCTTCACCAGAGACGTTTGGTGTTCTGCTAACCGACGAAAAAGGTGAGAAATGGCGACTGTGGAGGCAATTCTGAACCTTCTCTTCCACTCGTCGACTAAGGTCACCACTGAGCCTTATCTTCATCACCTCTTCCTCGATCTACCACCATCTACCATCTATACAGGTATATGATTTCTTCCTCTCAGTAGACACGAGTTAAAGTTAAATCTTTGCATGTTATTTATATCACTCGCCATTCTATACTGTAATTagattacaaatttacaatctGCTACTAAGTTACAGTATTGAGTTCAAGAGTTCGTTTGGTTTGTTTGACTTGACTACTTGACTTGAAACATGATGGTTGTAGACTTTAGTGACAAGAAGTTATCAGTTTTAAAGTTTTACGGTTAATTGTTTAAAAGTTTTACTGTTAATTGTCATTTGTCTTATAAGTTGCTTGATGATGATGGTTATAAAAAACTCGTAACTTGTGAGAGGTATGCACCCATTGTATACCACTTGTTTGGTCTCATTAAAAAGCTTGACAACCAAccttctta
It encodes:
- the LOC103833780 gene encoding probable glucan endo-1,3-beta-glucosidase A6; its protein translation is MSPVAFFLFTLIYFSSSCCSAARYQHRHRYMERKLMIALASKIGINYGRQGKDIPSPYQSINFIKSIKAGHVKLYDADPETLTLLSHTNLYVSITVHNHQITSLGTNQTTAEDWVKTNILPYYPQTQIRFVLVGNEILSVQDRNITSNLVPAMRKIVNALRAHGIHNIKVGTPLPMDSLRSTFPPSNSTFREDIAGPLMLPLLKFLNGTNSYFFINLQPYYRWLRNPMNTSLDFALFQGDSTYTDPRTGLVYHNLVDQMLDSVILAMTKLGYPHIRIAISETGWPNSGDIDETGANILNAATYNRNLIKKMTAIPPIGTPARPGLPIPTFVFSLFNENQKSGSGTQRHWGILHPDGTPIYDIDFTGQKPLTGFNPLPKPTNNVPYKGQMWCVPVEGAKEAELEEALRMACGRSNTTCAALAPGKECYEPVSIYWHARYAVSSYWAQFRTQNVGCYFNGLAHETTTNPGNDRCKFPSVTL